From Gammaproteobacteria bacterium, the proteins below share one genomic window:
- the tsaE gene encoding tRNA (adenosine(37)-N6)-threonylcarbamoyltransferase complex ATPase subunit type 1 TsaE — protein sequence MVAAAGESLSLNVAGAEAMERLGACLAPSCRQGARIYLQGELGAGKTTLVRGILRGLGHAGAVHSPSYAWVETYALRGLPPVYHLDLYRLQGGSEAAEFLGIREYFAEDALVLVEWPERAGDLLPPPDLLAQLGMAAAGRRIRLCADRPSGDGLLRAARSFIL from the coding sequence ATGGTTGCGGCGGCTGGCGAATCCCTGTCGCTGAACGTCGCCGGGGCGGAGGCCATGGAGCGGCTGGGCGCCTGCCTGGCGCCCTCTTGCCGCCAGGGCGCGCGCATCTACCTGCAGGGCGAACTCGGCGCCGGCAAAACCACGCTGGTGCGCGGTATTTTGCGTGGCCTGGGACATGCGGGCGCCGTGCACAGCCCCAGCTATGCCTGGGTGGAAACGTATGCGCTCCGCGGTCTGCCTCCCGTCTATCATTTGGATCTGTACCGTCTGCAAGGCGGGTCGGAGGCGGCGGAATTTTTGGGAATACGGGAATATTTCGCCGAAGATGCGCTGGTCCTGGTGGAATGGCCGGAACGGGCCGGCGATCTGTTGCCGCCGCCGGATTTGCTGGCGCAGTTGGGAATGGCAGCTGCCGGGCGGCGGATTCGCTTATGCGCGGATCGTCCTTCCGGCGATGGCTTGCTAAGGGCCGCTAGATCATTTATTCTATAA
- a CDS encoding N-acetylmuramoyl-L-alanine amidase, with protein MNLRSAGEWRSARGGQTLSRAAAGVLLFACGLPADAAQVKGLRAWAAPEHTRVVLDLSQPVRYKVFSLQDPHRVVLDLQQARWHGRFPRIARADHYLRGLRSAPRGNGDWRLVLDLKRPAKAKDFLLLPNGRHGHRLVLDLLSPQRRTPAKRMPGKGGAARKGGYKIESRSRPRSAPRGAPRSEPGSESRSAKLSPPLRRGQPLPEAQPLRDVIVAIDAGHGGADPGATGPHGSREKVIALQIARQLEKRLARMPGIRPVMVRKGDYYMKLGARVRKARERKADLFVSIHADSFRDPRVRGSSVYVLSRKRSSSEHGRLLAQRENAADLIGGVSISDKDDLLASVLLDLSQTAALESSIEAAQLVLAQLRKAAPAGRVHKRHVESAGFMVLRAPDIPSILVEAGFISNPQEEKRLLDPAYQNRIAHAISRGVLDFFSRRAPEGTLLASRRQALSQN; from the coding sequence ATGAACCTTAGATCGGCAGGAGAATGGCGCTCTGCGAGGGGCGGCCAAACCCTGTCTCGTGCCGCCGCCGGCGTTCTGTTGTTTGCCTGCGGCCTGCCGGCGGACGCCGCGCAAGTGAAGGGACTGCGCGCCTGGGCGGCGCCGGAGCATACCCGCGTGGTGTTGGATCTCTCGCAACCGGTGCGCTACAAGGTCTTCAGCCTTCAGGATCCGCACCGTGTGGTGTTGGACCTGCAACAGGCGCGGTGGCACGGGCGTTTCCCCAGGATCGCGCGGGCGGACCACTATCTGCGGGGGCTGCGCTCCGCGCCGCGCGGCAACGGCGATTGGCGGCTGGTGCTGGACCTCAAGCGGCCGGCGAAGGCGAAGGATTTCCTGTTGCTGCCGAATGGCCGCCACGGTCACCGCCTGGTGCTGGACCTGTTGTCGCCGCAACGGCGAACGCCGGCGAAACGCATGCCCGGCAAGGGAGGCGCGGCCCGCAAGGGTGGATACAAGATCGAGTCCAGAAGCAGGCCCAGGAGCGCACCCAGGGGCGCACCCAGGAGCGAACCAGGGAGCGAGTCCAGGAGCGCAAAGTTGTCGCCGCCGTTACGCCGGGGGCAACCGTTGCCCGAGGCGCAGCCCCTGCGCGATGTCATCGTGGCGATTGACGCCGGCCACGGCGGTGCCGACCCCGGCGCGACCGGGCCGCACGGCAGCCGCGAGAAGGTCATCGCGTTGCAGATCGCCAGGCAACTGGAGAAGCGGTTGGCGCGGATGCCGGGGATCCGCCCCGTGATGGTGCGCAAGGGGGACTATTACATGAAACTCGGCGCCCGCGTACGCAAGGCGCGTGAGCGGAAGGCGGACCTGTTCGTTTCCATCCATGCCGATTCCTTCCGCGACCCGCGGGTGCGCGGCAGTTCGGTGTATGTGCTTTCCCGCAAGCGGTCGAGCAGCGAGCATGGCCGCCTGTTGGCGCAGCGCGAGAATGCCGCCGACCTCATCGGCGGGGTGAGCATTTCCGACAAGGACGACTTGCTTGCCTCGGTGCTGCTGGACTTGTCGCAGACTGCCGCCCTGGAATCCAGCATCGAGGCCGCCCAGCTGGTATTGGCTCAGCTTCGCAAGGCGGCGCCGGCCGGCCGGGTGCACAAGCGGCACGTGGAGTCTGCCGGATTCATGGTTTTGCGCGCTCCCGACATCCCCTCTATCCTGGTCGAGGCCGGCTTTATCTCCAACCCGCAGGAGGAGAAGCGGTTGTTGGACCCGGCGTATCAGAACCGGATCGCGCATGCCATCTCCCGGGGAGTGCTGGATTTTTTCTCCCGCCGCGCGCCGGAAGGCACTTTGTTGGCGTCCCGGCGCCAGGCGCTGAGCCAGAACTGA